One Hypomesus transpacificus isolate Combined female chromosome 21, fHypTra1, whole genome shotgun sequence genomic window, CTCTGGAGAGGTCCATCTGTAGACACCTACAATGGAACTATGAACAACAGGCGAAGCGTGAGAGTAAGGTTACTGGATCCCATCAACACCTCTTTGTCAGTCCACAGTCCTCACACCCCAAAGTTTGACACCGCAGACAAAGAAAGGGATCAATGGAATGTCAcaaagataaaaaaataaaaaaacactttttttcttgGCACTTGGACATTGCCCTATCTATGCCATTCCAGTGTTTAATTTCACTGTAGCTTTAATGAACTTCCAACTGTGACAACATAAAACGAGTTGAAGGCCCCCGTGGGAGAAAAGATTCCGTTTGACAGCCGACTCAGCTTTTACATTTGCTGGAAGCCTGGGATTTTCATTATCATAAATTATTATTATCCCACATGGAAATGGAAATAGGATTGCAGATGTTGTTTAGTGCATCAATGATGTACAGTCTGCAGCCTAATATATAACACTATCAATTCGAAAAttttatattctgttctatttgtACCTATATTTAAAGTACGTGTGTTGTAAGATTACATGTAGTTGGTTACACTGGTCATTCTATTTATAACGTATTTTCATCCTTTCGGATCACCATCCTTCTGAAGATGAAAATGATTACGTAAAATCTCATTTTCAGAGGTTAGTATCAAACCTGGGAGGCTTTATAGAGACAGTGCAAAGCTCTTTCACCAAACTCCACCATCAGACTCCcttacattattgaaaaagtaaaagtCAAGCTCTTCTAATGACTCCTGCATTTTTATTGTCTCATATTTCCTTCTGAAAGTTGAAAATGAATTCACATGATGGGatcaaaacaataaaaaataaacttaaTGAATTTGATGGATGTATTCCTCCTAACAGAAAACATTGCATacaacatgcatgtgtgtgcgtgattgatgaattgttattgttgttgttattgactCTTAGCTGGTATCTTTGTTTTCAGGATCATTCCGGAATAAGGTTTATATTGGGTTCTGTTTTCTTGAGGGCAAGGTATCATGCCACCAAAGAAAATCTCTTCAGTCACAGAAACATCTTGCATCTCGTCAAAGGCAATGAGAAGAAGATGACATAATGGGATCATGTGGAGgattttatatattttacaaTGCCAGTAGTGAGTTTATTAAAGCATCAGCATAGTCAGAAGTGTTTTTGGATTTACCTGCACAATACCGGCACACAATCATGTGTTGTTCATATGGGCATCAAATTTTCACAGGTACAATGAGATCAATGAAACTGGGACTGACTATCATGGCACCCATCTGTCTTTCCAGTGGAAATGAGCGAAAAGGTTCCAAACAGTAGAAGATCCAATCAAATGAATTACCCTCAACACAGACAAAGTGCTGAAGATCTTTCAAGTGAACTGTCCATGTTTTGAGATTTGGTTAACTGCTTTTGGAAACCTTAATCCATATTATCCCTGTTTCTTCCTTTTACACTGTAAGACATGTTAGTTCCACAATAAATTGAGCAGAGGAACTTTGCAGCAAACCATTTCTTCACCCAGTCCATCTGTAGATCGTCTGTAGATTAATAAGGAACTATCAAAAACTGTGAAAAGAATACTGTGCCAACTTACCTTAAGTTGGCACAGTATTCTTTTCACAGGCTAGTATTCCTAACACAAGCCTGTTCAATCAACAGGGATGCACTTTACATTCTTTTAATAGCAGTTTGATTTTGTAACCATCTACAGATCTCTGTACCAGGGAGTAATGCTACTACAGTCAATTAGAAAACAGAAGCAATGGAAATAATGGTGTGTCCAAAGGGAAGGTTAATTTACTTAATGAAAAGACCTACTGAACAATGAGTGACTGCCTCGACAGGATGTAACAGACATTTGGCATGCCTTTATTATTGAACATGACATGGTGTAGGTAGAGAACAAGATTAAGTCCAGAAAATATAACAAGGCCTCGGACTAAATGAAATGGAGCTTTGACCATAATTATGTGCAACAGACAGGATGGATGTGATGTCTCTGTTTAAAGGGAAGAGCAGTGGAGGAAGGGATTGTCTCAATGAATAAATTATCACATTTTGAATGAAGCAAACAACCAAATGGGTAGGGATCTACTTGACAAAACTGTTatgctttctttcttttgtcATGAACAATGGCCATACAGTGGGCAAGAGTTTGATCATATTCTCATTAACAGTACTCTTTGCAAATGTTTTTGTATCAAAATACCACTTTTAATAGTATCCGTTATATAGCATAAATGCAATAGTTACCCTAATATTTACATGATTATATACTTCAATTTGAGTATCTCCTTATTCAAGTTTCTCCTCAGAAGATGTGAAAATATGTGATAGCAACATGACTAACTGATACCCCTTTTAACAAATGTATGAACAATTTTCAGCAGTAAGTGTGTATACATGTTCACAAACATGTTTAAGGGAGGCGTGGCATGTGTTGTGAAATCAAGGTTTTAACTTGTGTGTTTCTTCAGTCTCACGCATGGAGAGGTACTTCTTTGTGAGAAAGAACAAGACACCCACTGGAGCAAAAAAGAAAGTCGGCCACAGATCtaaacattacattttgaaTGCAGAGATCCAATGAAAATGCATCTTCGCATTTTCTGTCCGTGTATTCACCTCTCAAccaccactctccccccccccgcccagtcCTTACCAGAGGATCATGAGAAGTCACCTCTGCAGTCAGAGGGCATGGGAACAGTGGAAAATCACCAAGGCGGCAGtgcaggggtgaggggggaagaTGGAGGTGGCGGGATGTAGGGTGGTGGACCACTTACGCTGACATTACTCCTCCAGGGCCCCGTGCCATCACAAAGGTACCCGCCGACCGAGCCCTTTATCTCCCACGTGGCAGTGGCGACAGGGAGCTGCCAGATAGCTGGCCCCTGCCTCCGCAACGTGGAGACAGTCTCCAATGTAGAGCCTTGTATGGCTATAGCTCACGCTAAGGAGGACGATAAGCAGCAAAGCCAGCTATGCGGGCCATGTTTAGAGACACTCGGGGGGGAACAGTGTCCCGAGACAATGTCTGTTTCTGTTAAATTTAGAGAGGTTATCGCACCCTGTTCTCCCTGCTGAGCAGTGTCTCTTCTCTCACAGCTCCGTTGGGACTTCAGAGGTGAGTACAAGGCATGTTGCAAGCTTTGTCAGCACTCTTTCATTTACTAACATAACTTTTTTCCTTGAGATGTTTGTTCAAGGTTCTGCACACGGGAGATTTTGGCTGTtgatgtgtgtgaaagagagagagagagagatagagagagagagagagagagagagagagacagagagacagagagagagagagagagagagagagagagagagagagagagagagagaatgaggaagaTGATTTGGTCTTTCACTGCACAAAAATGTTTCAAGCTGTGGCTGTCTTTAAAAGGATTCGATTTGTTAGGTTAGCCTTGATAAAGGCTATGGTTGAGAGATTAACTATGTGAACTACGCCTATGTGAATGTGCTGAGAGATGGACACTTGCCATCATAGAACAGATTCTTGACACTTTTCAGCACTTTGTTCTGAGAAATGGTTCACCTTGATGCCAGGATTATAGTCTTTGTAGAATTATCAATTCATTTGATTGATGCTGTTGGCCACATGTAAAGATTAAAGACCATTGCAACAGTTGCCATTCTATTAAATTACTTATGATTATTAAACTATGCTAATGTTGTCATTAGTTAATTTACCCTGCCTAGCAATCAACATAACTTGTGACAAAGTTGTTTAATCTGTCTGAAACAAGGTATGCTGTAGAACTAAGAGAACAGTCCTAGATTTTATGTTTAGGTTCACCAAAAAGGCAGTGACAAACAAGTATGGATAACTTCTTGTGACTGTAGAAGGCTTTTAAGATTTGGCTACAGTATGACACATTGGACCCACAAAATCGAGCAGAAATGCCAAAGCAGGCTGGCAAAGGGCTCACTGCCAGCAGGGAATGGTAGTCTCCGTTTCCGCTGAGAAATCTAGAGAGCAAGGTTAGTTCCAAGGTCATTTGACTCTAAAGTTAAAACGAAAAACGAAACTAGAACTTTGCTGCAATAAGTTACCCAAAGTTCTGGGTAAACACAAAAAATGTATCTGGTGTTGCACAAGTAAGACAATAGTGGTAGTGTGTAGGACAATGATTTGAAGTATTAACAATGACACATTAGTGTTAACTAGCTACAGGTGGATGTCGATATATCTGTACATAAATATACATATCTGTATATACAGAATATCCATGCATTAGAATATGCTTTGCCATGTGGTGATTTTGAAGGGAGTGACGGTGCATCCTAAGAGTTCAAATTAAGTGTGACCAGGTGTAGTGCATCATCTCAAGGCAGTAGCaagcaaaaataaaaaacataaaaacatggCCTGACTCATCGAGTTCTCCTGGTCTGAGTACCTCTGTCCCTGtaccctctcatctctcttcatAGATGTCCAAGGTGAATAATGTCCATGCGGACTACCATTAGCTCCACTGACAGGTGGAAACTGGGTTCATTTGTATGCTTTGCCAAGCCACTGGAGGCCTTATTCAGAAGGAGCTAAATTGTAACTTGCCACATCACACTAGTACAACCACTGGACCCTCACCTTTCTCTTATGTCCATGACAAAGTGTGACTGTCTATTTCAAGTCAGAGTTTCGAAATAGCCTCaattgttgtttgtgtgtgcagtctgtGTGCAAGCGCCAGTGTTGTGCTATGCCACAGAAGAGCATAATTCAAAGGGTGACTGTTGCAGCATCATCTGACATATGATTCATATCAGTCGGCTGTTTGGTGGACTTCCACTGCGGGCCTCGAGACGAACTGGCTTAACAAGGGGAGACAACAAGCTGGGCATTGGGTAACTTGACCTGACATGGCATTGCCTTGACTCAAGATTAGAAGCAACAGCGTACATTTCTGTAAGGAGCTATAATACATCTCTACCAAGTTTCATGGTGAGCAGTGAATACTGTCCACATTATGCAATGAGTATCTTGTTATCTAAGTGCAACAATACGACAGTGCAAAAATACCCTTCTAAACAGAAATATTATCAGTGTTAATTGTAAGTTGGTGAATGAGGTGAATGGCGAAAGCAGTCCGTTTTATAACAAATTGTTTCAATTAAGTAAAAAAAGTGCAACAGCAATAGGTCTATCTCACCATTTGTCATGCCCCTGGCCCTGATTCATCCGTGCGCAagcgtgagagagatagagagatagagagtgagagagagagagagagagagagagagagagagagggagggagggaggggtgatgcACGAGTCAAGCGCATCAGCAGCAGCGCGAATACCGAGAGCTGGCAACGACGACCGGGTGCGTGTGAATTGACTGGCCTCACCTCGACAAATTATTTGGAAAGAAAAGGTATCGATGCTTTCAGGAACTTCTTTGACATCCGGGGGTTTAGTGTGAGTTAGGAAAGTTGAAAGCAGCTGCCTCAATGTTATTCAAGCCTCAGGCTATTTCAAATCTGTCTCCTTGCACAACAACGGGATTGAAAAGGTAGGTCATCACAAAGCAaccttttatttaattttttacatttatcagGCGCATGTTTCTtcattttatgtatttgttttgaaggCAATGATGGACCGATCTCATACCGTAACCAAACCTGATAGGCTATTCGTGCTTATGGTATGGGTTAATAAAGTTTTCTTATCACATATCGAATTGTTTTATTCTGAATGTGAATGGCGTGTGCTATATTTGAAACGTTTTGACGAAATTATTCATTTTCATATTTAAGTTCAATGGATTTATGTGAAACGGCTCTGTGGATATGTAATGCATGGAAAGAGCGTAGACtcacatatgcagacacattctGAAAGTACAGAGTTGTTGAAAAAAAAGACAGTGGCACATGGTAGTTTCACTGTGGAATGAGAGAAGCAATTTAACTTTGTTATACTGCCATGTTTAAACTTTTGCTGGATTTTTGTGAAACATTATGTAAGAATGATAAcaaaataattcataaaaatgGCATTTGAGACTACATCTCAACTTTACTCTCAATTAGTCTGACGTTTTATAGAATTTGAAAGCAGATTACTAAATGACTGCAAGTCAAGAAGGGTCGGAGGTAGAACATCAACAAATCATTACACTACTGGTGTGGAACACCAGTTGTTTCTCCTGAGTGATGTTCTAAAGAATATCAATAATGAAATTATTAAggagaaacaaacacagaagTGATCAGTACTTACAGCAAACCTCAGAAACCGGGCTTTGATGCTGGCAGGCTTAATTCTCATATAGAGATACATTGAAATGCATATTATCAGCtttgaattatattattttatatCAGTGTGGTACATAGCATCACAGCTAGTACCAAGGTAATGGTGATGGCTCACAGCCTTCAGGAAGTAAATGCATGCAAAATTATTTAGCCAAGTACTGAACATTTCTACTTTATTTGTACTCAGGTGTGCATACTTAAATGGGATATTTCAGATTACTGGTGAGGTTTTACTTAGTCATTGTGGTGTATTGGATGTTGATaagcaatattttttattttttaagaaagGTGAAAGATAATGTCTACAAAATAGAAAGACTTTGTAAAAGTTTGATTATTTGGTATTCTATAATTCCAATGATTTATTATGCAATATTTGTCCATTGATGTGAGTGGAACCATCAGTAATCATACTTATTTTTCAGGATGAGGATGAAATAATACCACATGCAAAAATCTGTATTATTTTTGTATGCATTACCGGCCTGTATCTTAGATTTCAGAAAATGTTCAGGTTCGTATATAATGCAACCTACTGCAAGTGACTGCTAGGAAAAACAATTATTTTCAGATGCACTTTAAAAGTTGTTCATTTGGTTTTCAACtattctgaagctatgtagggGTACAACAGCATTGGCATGGAATTCAGGCAAAACATGTTATGTATGTAGGTTACTTATTAGGGTAActaagaaaaaaacattgaaacaaCAATAACATACTGTATTGAAGACAGTCTATGAGAGAATCCCAAATGTTACATATTTTTCATAACAAAAACTCTCATCATCAAGAAAATATGAATCCAATGTCTGTAACGATCtgtaaaacatactttttttcttttctgataGGGACACAGAAGAGAGGGCCTGTTAATAACATCTTATTAGCACCATGGCGCAGACTGGGACTTCTTCCATCCTATTCATTCTTCAGCTTGCTGTGTTTTTGTCAGCATTTTCATCTCAAATTCAGTATGCACAAGCAGGGAGTCCTAAACTAAGCATGGAAAATAACTCTACAGATGATGGGAATAGTACACAATGTGGTGGAGGGACACATAAATGCACACCTGGTGTTATCCTGGCAGTATGGAAACCAGAAAACCCAGCCTTTGCTGATCAGTTGGCAAGAGCCACTGTTTACTTTGTAGGCTTGTTTTACATGTTCCTGGGGGTTTCTATTATTGCGGATAGATTCATGGCTTCCATTGAGGTCATTActtcacaggagagagagattaccATCAAGAAACCGAACGGGGAAAAAATCACAACGACCGTGCGCATATGGAATGAGACTGTGTCCAACTTGACTCTAATGGCGCTAGGATCATCTGCCCCAGAAATCCTACTCTCTGTTGTTGAGGTATGTGGCCATGGTTTTGATGCAGGTGAACTGGGCCCTAACACAATTGTCGGAAGCGCTGCTTTCAACATGTTTGTTATCATTggcctctgtgtttctgtcatcCCTAATGGAGAGACCagaaaagtgaaacatttgaggGTATTTTTTGTCACAGCAACATGGAGTATATTCGCTTACATCTGGCTTTATCTGATCTTGGCTGTTATCTCTCCTGGGATTGTAGAAGTGTGGGAAGGCCTTCTCACTCTGTTTTTCTTCCCGCTGTTCGTGGGGTTTGCTTATGTCGCCGACCGCAGACTTCTTTTCTACAAGTATGTGTACAAGCGCTATAGAGCTGGGAAGCAGAAAGGGATGATCATTGAAACTGAAGGAGACCCTCAGCTTCCCTCAAAGGTTGACATTGAAATGGAGGGCAAGATGCTCAATTCTCATGGAGAGGATTGCATGGATGGAGACATGGCAATGGATGAGAGAGATCTGGACAATGAGGAAGCCAGACGAGAAATGGCCAAGATCTTGAAGGAGCTGAAACAAAAACACCCGGAGAAAGAAACGGAGCAGCTCATTGAATTGGCGAATTATCAGGTGTTGACCCAACAGCAGAAAAGTCGTGCCTTTTACCGTTGCCAAGCAACCAGGATCATGACAGGGGCTGGGAATGTATTGAAGAAACATGCTGCCGACCAAGCCAGGAAAGCCATTGGTGCTCATGAGGTTCGGTCAGAGGTTTCGGACAATGACTTCTCATCAAAGATTTTTTTTGACCCTGGTACATACCAGTGCTTAGAGAACTGTGGTACTGTAGCGCTGAATGTGGTTCGTCGTGGTGGTGACTTGACCAATACCATTTCAGTGGAATACCGCACTGAAGATGGAACAGCCAATGCCGGATCAGACTACGAATTCACTGAGGGCACAGTGGTCTTCAAGCCCGGTGAGACGGAGAAGGAGATCCGAATAGACATCATTGACGATGACATATTTGAGGAAGACGAGCATTTCTTGGTCCACCTCAGCAACGTAAAGGTCATTTCTGAGGGCACAAGTGTCAGACACTCAGAGGCCAATCACGTGGACACCCTGGCAGGTCTTGGCCTACCATGCACAGCCACGGTGACCATCTTTGATGATGACCACGCCGGGATCTTTACATTCGAAGAACCGGTGATGACCATTAGCGAGAGCATTGGGATGATGGAGGTGAAGGTCATTCGTACCTCAGGAGCTCGCGGAGTAGTTGTCGTACCCTACAAGACCATTGAGGGTTCAGCgaaaggaggtggagaggacttTGAGGACACCCATGGAGCACTGGAGTTCCAGAATGACGAGATCTGGTAAAcaacattcattcatttttttcACTATGCTTGTTTGTAAGGGTGTACCTTTAAAAAAGACTAGGTGACTGCACATTGACTAATACTTGCCCTATAAAAATTCAGtagtaaaaaaattataatattgGACTTATTACAGCATATCATTCCAGTCCATATAAGTCCATATGTTGTCCAACTTTCTTGTTTTATTAATCTTTTTTAAATTTGTATATAACTTCATAATATATCCATATGCTTGAGGGGCGaaaacaaatgtaatttttttgttCCTGTCAGCCTCTCTAGTGTGCCCTCTATTTCTGCTTCCTCTTCTGTTTCATGTTCTCTCAGCTTTGCCTCTCTTgtctttcttatttttttctacCATGACATTATACAGTTGTGAGCCTGGAGAGGCATACACAGCAACGTTGTGTCACAAATGAATATTCTAATTAGTAATATGGcctataaaatgtattttattttagtatCTGTATTCCACCCCACTCAATCAGTAGGATCTGTCACGATGTGCAGTGAGCATGCGAGTGTAGTCATTACCTCATTTGGCTGCTCACAGAAGGCAAGATTTGATGACTCACTGCTGCTTGGCTGTGGAGGAAACAAATGGCAACAAATTATCATTGTGATGCTAATGCTAACTATGCATTTTTAGAtgtacattatatatatatatatattagggatATCATATTTTTGAAGCAAGAGCCAGCAGCTGTAGCATAATAGATATGTAGTAAGAAAAAAATCTATTGAAAGATATGACATGCACTCTGAGCAAAAAGGCCATTCATAAGATTCTTAGTCTTTCTTTTACCTGTGACTTTTATAATGAATCTTTTATTTTACTAGGATTCCAGTACCCACTTTACGTAATCTTCCACTTCACATTGGAAGTACCCTAGATCACCCAGTTGTACACTCAGGTTTATATTCTTGAAATAGCAGTTGGGCCTGGACTTTTCCACAGAATGAGTGGTGGCGGGAGTCGCTGACAACAGTTTCATTCTTTGGAGAATAAACATTGCCAGCACGAACAGAACACCAGCCTCTTGAAATGGAAAAGGCCCTGCACTTGTGCTTGTTTTAAGCGGATTAATGACGAGACACTCACACATTTATACAGAGGGAAACGGATTGCTTTGAAGTGCGTTATGTGAAAGGGGCTCAGCCAGCTTTGCATGGGGAAGAAGAACCATATATAGACAGGGCACCAGTCTGTATTGGGAAGGTGGCACTTGAGTTATCATTTGGAAAATGTATAAGTCTTGGCATTGCAGTTCATAGTGGTTGGGGCACAGTAGCAGGGCGTCCCCAAACCTATTACTGTAAACACACTGCTAGTTATGCCTGCAATGTCCCCCACTATGTTAATATGAATTGTGTTCTATAAATATCCTTCCCCTTTATGAGTGAAGAGGATTCATTTAGTTAATTACATAAATTGTTAAAGCAAAACATAAATGCAATTGTTAACTAACAAGCAAATTAACCCTGTTGTCCTAAAGAATTGCCGGCTCCCAAATTGATGTGACGTTTTGAAGAAGTGTTACGCAGGGCTTAGCTTTTGACTGTGTCACTTGCTATTTGCAGTAAGTGACGAGAAATTAGAGCTGATAAGAAGACCTGGGGAttctgaagcacacacacaagtcagcCATCTGCTCCCTCCCCTATCCTAGCCATCAAACTTCACTGGTGCTGAATCCATACCTATTCTATGCGGCCTTACTCACTTAAACAACCAAGAACTAAGTTTAAATATTAAATTTCCATGGCTATGAGAATATGAGTGTTACCACATTTCAATGTAACCTTCTTAATTTCTTACTGCATAAGCTGTTGCCAGTTTCAATCAACAGCAAAGGTCTCATTAGGGGCAGTTTTAGTATCAGACCATTAGGGGCTCTCAGCCCctgatgagaatgtgacatggatATTCATACtatggtggccctgaagtgcaaaccgcACCCCCTAATacgagtacatcccccaaatgaaaacactccccccaaataggatgacttgctcacctccccccaatacaaagacacgctctcccaaatgggaaacaacattaccttaactcaaaaacacattacattgacTCAAAACGGAAAGGGTTGGTACTTTCGTCGCTGAAGGGATGCATTAACTAacaagaaattgatcgacagaacaAAATGCAATaacctgacagagttacgtgcaccaggacatttgtttggctatcgaagcatgtagcaagtACTTATGCAAAAACATAAATTGCATGTTAATGTAAAAtctatagccaaacaactatcctggtccacgtcaTTATCCTGAAgttgatcgttttggttggaagaaaagaagaaacatttgtgttaacaattCAGAGAGTCAAGTAATTGCACTAGGCTActatttattttaatcagggacATTCCAATGAAATAATCTTATATGCTGTTAACGTCTCACAACATTAAAATAAGTATGCGCACGTTAAAAACGCAGTTggaggaagcaggacttttcagaagaaaaaactaatcaTCCACGACAGAAGTACGAAATGATATAATGACAGGGTTACTGCATCCATTCAGCGACAAAAGTGTTGTACCAACCCTTTCCggtttgagttaatgtaatgtagtTTTGAGTTGATGTAATGTTGTTTCCcgtttgggggagcgtgtctttgtattgggggaaggtgagcaagtcatcctatttggggggagttgactcgtatttgtggggggggggggggtttgcacttcagggccaccgtagttaaACCCCCCTGCTAAATCCCTAATTATACTGGAAAACAATTAATAGATACCAAAAAAAtattaatacaattatttaacaataaatgaaaaataaataaacattgttttgACATTGGCTCAACTCACCCCAAAACCCAACCCAGCTTACCCTAAGGAACAGTCCCTCAATCTCaacccttctctcccctttttGCTTAAAACATCTCTCTGGATCGTGCCTTATACTTCTCTGGGAGAATGCCTGAATGTACTCCTGGAAATGTTTAATGTAGGCAAAAACACATAGCATCTACATGGTCTTGATAACCTGTCCACTTTCTCATCTGgttccttcttctctccctgtgctgactccatccagctccatcgccttctctccctctttattctcctctcttcctctcttagtGATGTCAACCAAAAGTTAACAAAACAGAGTATAATCTGATAAGAGGTAGGGCCTATAAATTGACCCATATCAATGTATAGCGCTATTCTAATATAATATTGGGTTGCTGTGGGTAATGCAGTAACACCATTTACAATTTGCAACTTAACTCACTACACCAAATGACAAAGTTCCTTTGCCTGAACTCCACATTTTGACACACATTCGACTTGGCAGAATGGGTGACTTGGCGCTTCAGGAGGAGAGTCAGTTTACACAATTAATATTTTGGGAGTGCATGTTCCTTTTGCTCTTCGCATCCCTACGGTGCTCTGAGACCTGTCCCATGAGGACAGGCCCAGCAGTTCATCTGTCCTCAGAATCCAAGTAACCCACAGTCATGGTCATGATCCAGAGTTGACGTAGcatggctgcccccccccccccccggggaagCCCCCTCGCTTGAAGATCGCATGACCGCGACTGTGATGCCCCTCTCCATCCTGTGGGCTGTGACAGGGAGATGTCAGTATAGCTTCGTCAAGCTAGATAGAGCAGAGGGGCAAGGCccgatggagagagaaagagagaggagaaaggtagAAAGACAGACAACAAAGAGAATGACAACCCcaaaaacctctgactgtactGATTCAACCTCTGACACTGTCCGTCTAGATCTGACCAATATGCCCTCTCGTTGGCTTTGCAGGCTTCTtttttattgggggggggggggatgttagTCAGTGCTCTGTGCATGTCCTTAATTTTCATAGCTACATGCTTCAGGGACCGTGCACATATTTGTGGCTCTGTACTTTGAGGGAAGATGAGCAATGCCACTACTGCCAGCCGTGTGAACTGTGGATACAGATAGAGTAAGTGCTGATTATTTCACATCTTCCACAGCACGAGATGAGGAGATAAACAGTGTTAGATGACAAATCCCAGCTGATATGACTCACATCAACAGTCCTCCAACACCAATGTGTATGTGAGACCAAGTAGTTTATCTGCAAGAGTAtaatggtgtgtatgtgagagtatAATGGTATATATTTGGGAGTATAATGGTATATATGTGAAGTCATGGCATGTATATGAGACCAAGTATGAATCATGGCCGATACGGACTCTCA contains:
- the slc8a1a gene encoding sodium/calcium exchanger 1a isoform X2 encodes the protein MAQTGTSSILFILQLAVFLSAFSSQIQYAQAGSPKLSMENNSTDDGNSTQCGGGTHKCTPGVILAVWKPENPAFADQLARATVYFVGLFYMFLGVSIIADRFMASIEVITSQEREITIKKPNGEKITTTVRIWNETVSNLTLMALGSSAPEILLSVVEVCGHGFDAGELGPNTIVGSAAFNMFVIIGLCVSVIPNGETRKVKHLRVFFVTATWSIFAYIWLYLILAVISPGIVEVWEGLLTLFFFPLFVGFAYVADRRLLFYKYVYKRYRAGKQKGMIIETEGDPQLPSKVDIEMEGKMLNSHGEDCMDGDMAMDERDLDNEEARREMAKILKELKQKHPEKETEQLIELANYQVLTQQQKSRAFYRCQATRIMTGAGNVLKKHAADQARKAIGAHEVRSEVSDNDFSSKIFFDPGTYQCLENCGTVALNVVRRGGDLTNTISVEYRTEDGTANAGSDYEFTEGTVVFKPGETEKEIRIDIIDDDIFEEDEHFLVHLSNVKVISEGTSVRHSEANHVDTLAGLGLPCTATVTIFDDDHAGIFTFEEPVMTISESIGMMEVKVIRTSGARGVVVVPYKTIEGSAKGGGEDFEDTHGALEFQNDEICQTIQINIIDDEEYEKNKNFFLEIGEPRLVEMSERKAVLLQEVGGFVKTGRDVYRKVQGRDNPVPSTIICIAEEGDEEALSKKEEEERRIAEMGRPTLGEHVKLEVVIEESYEFKNTVDKLIKKTNLALLIGTNSWREQFVEAITVSSGDDNEDECGEEKLPSCFDYVMHFLTVFWKLLFAFVPPTDYWNGWACFVVSISVIGMLTAIIGDLASHFGCTVGLKDSVTAVVFVALGTSVPDTFASKVSATQDQYADASIGNVTGSNAVNVFLGIGVAWSIAAIYHASKGQTFRVNPGTLAFSVTLFTIFAFVCVGVLMYRRRPEIGGELGGPRIPKILTTMLFFSLWLLYIVLSSLEAYCHIKGF
- the slc8a1a gene encoding sodium/calcium exchanger 1a isoform X1; protein product: MAQTGTSSILFILQLAVFLSAFSSQIQYAQAGSPKLSMENNSTDDGNSTQCGGGTHKCTPGVILAVWKPENPAFADQLARATVYFVGLFYMFLGVSIIADRFMASIEVITSQEREITIKKPNGEKITTTVRIWNETVSNLTLMALGSSAPEILLSVVEVCGHGFDAGELGPNTIVGSAAFNMFVIIGLCVSVIPNGETRKVKHLRVFFVTATWSIFAYIWLYLILAVISPGIVEVWEGLLTLFFFPLFVGFAYVADRRLLFYKYVYKRYRAGKQKGMIIETEGDPQLPSKVDIEMEGKMLNSHGEDCMDGDMAMDERDLDNEEARREMAKILKELKQKHPEKETEQLIELANYQVLTQQQKSRAFYRCQATRIMTGAGNVLKKHAADQARKAIGAHEVRSEVSDNDFSSKIFFDPGTYQCLENCGTVALNVVRRGGDLTNTISVEYRTEDGTANAGSDYEFTEGTVVFKPGETEKEIRIDIIDDDIFEEDEHFLVHLSNVKVISEGTSVRHSEANHVDTLAGLGLPCTATVTIFDDDHAGIFTFEEPVMTISESIGMMEVKVIRTSGARGVVVVPYKTIEGSAKGGGEDFEDTHGALEFQNDEICQTIQINIIDDEEYEKNKNFFLEIGEPRLVEMSERKAVLLQEVGGFVKTDKRLYGRDVYRKVQGRDNPVPSTIICIAEEGDEEALSKKEEEERRIAEMGRPTLGEHVKLEVVIEESYEFKNTVDKLIKKTNLALLIGTNSWREQFVEAITVSSGDDNEDECGEEKLPSCFDYVMHFLTVFWKLLFAFVPPTDYWNGWACFVVSISVIGMLTAIIGDLASHFGCTVGLKDSVTAVVFVALGTSVPDTFASKVSATQDQYADASIGNVTGSNAVNVFLGIGVAWSIAAIYHASKGQTFRVNPGTLAFSVTLFTIFAFVCVGVLMYRRRPEIGGELGGPRIPKILTTMLFFSLWLLYIVLSSLEAYCHIKGF